The following DNA comes from Candidatus Dormiibacterota bacterium.
GCCGCCGCCTGCGCCGTCTCGCCGGCGGTTGGGCCACTCGTCGACGGCAGATGACTGGCTGCACGCTGTGGATTCACGGCCGCCCGCCCCGCCGGCAGCAGCATGTACGCGAGCGGCACCATCAGCAGAACGGCCAAGATCGCGGCGACCACCAGCATGATCCGCGGTATGCGTGGCAGGCTCGGACGCGGCAGGGTCAACCTCGGCATGCTGAGCCGAGGCCATTTGACGGCCGGCATGGTCAGCCGGGGCAGCGTCAAGGCGCGCCGTTGGCGGGCGCGTTGCGTGGTCGCCGGCTCGGCCACCGGGACCGGGGCGACCGGCCGAGGCGCTGGTGTATCCGGCCCGGGGCCCGATGAAGGTGACATCCAATCAAGGGGCGCCCCGCAGCGTTCACACCAAATGGAGATTCCAAGATTGGGGTAGCGGCAGGCGCGGCACGGAACGCGTGTGCCGATCGGTTTCGACTTCGAGCTCAGCTTCAGCATCTCAGGAGTCCGCCCGCAGGTTCGGCCGGTTCAGGAGCCATCCCGACCCAGTGTTCACCAGCTGCCAGGTCCCAACCCAGCGCCGCAAGTGTCCGCCGGTGACCTCGACGATGCGGACATACACCATCGCCACTCCATCGCGGCTGGCGAGTAGCCGCTCACCTTGCAGGTTGATCTGCTGGGTGGTGGCGAATCGGTGGTCGATGAACTCGGCCGGTGGAAACTGTGCCTGCATGCGCGACGTCCACAGCGCGGCCGCCGCGGCGAAATCGTGACTGGAAACCGCCTGGTAGAAGAGGGCGACACTGGCCGCGGGATCAGTTCCCGCCGGCGCAACCTCGCCCGGTGATGTCTGGGCTGGAGTGGAATTCTCGGTCGGCCCGGGCGTGGCCTCAGGCGTCGGGGTCGCGTCCGGCGTTGCCACCGCCTGCGCCGACGCGGTGGTTGTTGCCGCGGGCGCTGCCGGCCGCAGAGCGGTGTTCGGCACGGCCGGTCGGGGGCGACCAACAGCGCCGAACCAGCTCGCCACCGGCATCGCCAAGAGGATTACTGCGCCCACCACAATGGCGGCGGGCAATAGCACAATCAAACGCCGCGGGCGCGGCGATCGGCGCGGCGTCCTCGAGGGCGGAGACCAGTCGAGATGGCGCGAGCAGCTGGCGCACCAACTGTCGATGGCGTAGTTGGTCGCCCCGCACCAGGCGCAGCGAATCATGCGGCTCGTCTCCTCAACCTGCAACCCCGTCTATCAGCTGACTTGATAATACGTAGCACAGTCGGCGTTACGTACTCAAGCTGGTGCGTTCCGCGCTAAGGTTGGCCTGTGCCGCCCCAAGCCAGCGCCGCGTGGCCTCTCCCCTTCCCGCTCGATCTTGACCTGACGCTCGGCGTATTCCGGCGCGGACCGTCGGATCCGACGATCCGCTTCGGACCGGACGACGTCTGGCGAGCCGCGCGCACCCCGGATGGAGCAGCATCGCTGCGGCTTCGGCTCGAAGGGGCCCGCCTTCTGACCGATGCCTGGGGTCCCGGGGCCGCATGGATGATCGAGCGCGCGCCCGCGCTGGCGGGCTTCCAGGACCAGCCGGACGCATTTCGCCCGGCAAACCGGCTGCTGGCGGACCTGCACCGCCACCATCCCGGGCTTCGTCTCGGGCGGACCGGGCTGGTGTTCGAAGCCCTGCTGCCGACCATCCTGGAGCAGAAGGTGCCGGGCGTCGAAGCCTACGCGTCGTATGCCCAGCTGGTGCGGGCGCTGGGTGAGCCGGCGCCGGGCGATGTGGGCCTACGACTTCCGCCCGAACCTGCTCGGTTGGTCGCCACGCCGTATTGGGCGGTACATCGCTTCGGCATCGAGCGCCGGCGCTTCGGGGTGATCCAGACGGTCGCCGCCCTGGCCGGCCGGTTGGAGACCACCGCCGATATGGACCCGGTCGAGGCTCGTCGGCTCCTGACGTCGCTGCCGGGCATCGGACCCTGGTCCGCGGCTGAAGTGTCCGTCGTGGCGTACGGCGACCGGGACGCGGTCTCGGTCGGCGATTACCATCTGCCGCACCAGGTGGCCTGGGGGCTCGCCGGCGAAGTGCGGGGCAGCGACGCCCGCATGCTGGAACTGCTCGAGCCTTACCGCGGCCACCGCGCGCGTGTGATCCGCCTACTAACGCTCGGCGGGATCCAGGCGCCGCGCTTCGGACCGCGAATGCGCCTCCGGCGGATCTCCGCGATTTAGGAGGCTTTCTTAGCGGGCTGGAAGTACGGGTTTGACCCTGCGGCGTGGTCGGTGACGTCGATCACTTCGGTGATCTGCGGGACCGCCGCCTTGATCGCGACCTCGATACCCTGGCGGAGCGTGACGTCGACCTGGGCGCAGCCCTGGCAGCCTCCGCCCAATTGAACATAGGCGGCGCCGCCGCGAACCTCGAGCAGATCGACAAAGCCACCGTGGGCCGCGACGGACGGATTGATCTGCTCGTCGAGCACCTCCTGGATGCGCGCCGCGACGGGATCACGCCAGCCTTCGTTCGGATTGTCGATCCGCAGCGCCCCGCCCATCGCGGAAGGGTCGAGGTCGATGACCGCCCCTTCGAGGTTGGCGGCACTGTCCGGCTCGACGAGCAGGCGAAGGGCCGCCGTCTCCACCACGACGTCGGTCGGTGGGGCATCCTCAGGCGCGACCAGGTCCAGCTCGTAGACGAACTGCCCACCACGGCGGCCCGCGATCGCAATCCGCAGGCACGCGTCCGGGTGGCCGGTCTTCGAGCGTACGGCATCGATCTTCGTCTGCGCCGCAGATGTCACGGTGATCGCAGGCGGCATTGTCGTCATTCTATTCGTGGTCAACTAACGGTGATGGCACGCATCCTCCTGCTGATCCCGAGCCGCACCTATCGCACGCACGATTTCATGACCGCGGCGTCCCGCCTCGACGTCGAGGTCGTGGTCGGCTCAGAGCACCGGCCGGCGCTCGCCGGCTTGATGGATGGTCGCCATCTCCGGCTCGACTTCGAGGATCTCAGCCGCTCGACGGAGCGCATCGTCGCCTTTGCGCAGACGCGTCCGCTGGCTGCGGTTGTCGCCGTCGATGACGCCGGAACATTGCTGGCGGCCACGGCCGCCCAGGCGCTCGGCCTCCCACACAATCCGGTCGATGCGGTGGAGGCGGCGCACGACAAGGCGGGCATGCGTGAGCGCTTCGCGGCGGCCGGACTGCTAACGCCACGATTTACGACCGCGGACATCGACGCCGATCCGCAAACGATCGCCGCGGCCGCGCGCTTTCCCTGCGTCGTCAAGCCGCTCGACCTTTCGGGCAGCCAGGGCGTGGTGAAGGTCGAGGATGCCGCGAGCTTTCCCCGGGTCTTCACCCGGGTGGCGGCGATCGTCGCCGCGTGCCGGCCGAACGGAATGCGCCGTTCGGTCCTGGTCGAGGACTTCATCCCAGGTGAGGAGGTGGCAGTCGAGGCGCTGCTTCGCGGTGGCGAGCTCGAGGTGCTGGCCATCTTCGACAAGCCCGATCCGCTGAACGGCCCCTTCTTCGAGGAAACGATCTATGTCACGCCGTCGCGCCTTCCACCGGACCGGCAAAGACAAATCATCGCGACCACCGCGCGGGCGGGGCGAGCTCTTGGCCTGACGGACGGCCCGATCCACGCCGAGCTGCGGCTCAACGACCATGGCATCTGGATGCTCGAGGTCGCCGCGCGCTCCATCGGTGGCCTCTGCTCCCGAACCCTTCGATTCGGGTCGGGCATCTCGCTCGAGGAGCTGATCCTTCGGCATGCGGCCGGCCTACCGATGCCATCGCACCAGCGAGAGTCGGCGGCGGCCGGCGTGATGATGCTGCCGATTCGGGACCGCGGACGGCTGCGCGCCGTCGAGGGACAGGGCGAGGCGAAGCAAGTGCCGGGCGTCGACGGTCTGGTGATCACAATTCCGCCGGGCGAGCCGCTGGTGCCGCTGCCGGAGGGTGACCGCTATCTTGGCTTCATGTTCGCGCGCGCCGACTCGCCGGCTGCCGTCGAAGCCGCCCTGCGGCAAGCGTATGCGCAGCTTCGTGTCGTGACCGATGGCTGAGCCGAGATTCCCTCCCCCTTCGGGGGAGGGTCAGGGTGGGGGCCGTCCGCGCGTCGTGATCGTGGGCGCCGGGTTTGGCGGCCTCGCCTGCGCCCGCGCGCTCGACAGCAAGCCGGTGGATGTCGTCCTGCTTGACCAGCACAACTACCATCTCTTCACCCCTCTGCTCTACCAGGTGGCCACCGGGTTGCTGAATCCAAGCGACATCGCGTACCCACTGCGCACGATCTTTCGCCACTCAGCCAACGTCCGGTTTCGCGTAGCGACCGTAACGCGCGTCGACCTCGCCAGTAAGGTGGTCAGGCTCGATGCCAGCCCCTCGCTCAGCTACGAGTACCTGGTGCTGGCTACCGGCAGCACCGACAACTACTTCGGCAACCAGGAGGTGGCCCGCGTCTCGCTGGGATTGAAGTCGCTCGAAGACTCGACGCGGCTCCGCAACCAGGTGCTGACCTGCCTCGAGCGCGCCGATGTGGAGCCGGATCCGGAGGCGCGCCGCGCCCTGCTGACATTCGTGGTGGTCGGGGGCGGTCCAACCGGCGTCGAGTCGTCGGGAGCGCTCAGCGAGTTGATGGCGATCGTCGCCGGCAAGGACTATCACCAGATCTCGCGTGCCGAAATCCGGATCATCCTGGTGGAGGGGACGGACCGCCTGCTCAATGCCTTTTCGGTCCGGCTTGGCCGATACGCGCGGCGGGTTCTGGAGCGACGCGGCATCGAGGTTCGCACCAGCACGCTGGTCAAAACGGCGAACGGCCACTCGGTCACGCTCTCCGACGGGACGGCGATCGCCTGCGCCACCATCATCTGGTCGGCGGGCGTCCGACCCACTGACCCGGTCGGCGAGGCATCACTTCCGCGCTTTCGAAACGCCCGCATCCAGGTGGACGAATGGCTTCGAATTGCCGGAGCCCCAGGCGCGTTTGCCATCGGCGACGCCGCC
Coding sequences within:
- a CDS encoding DNA-3-methyladenine glycosylase 2 family protein, whose protein sequence is MPPQASAAWPLPFPLDLDLTLGVFRRGPSDPTIRFGPDDVWRAARTPDGAASLRLRLEGARLLTDAWGPGAAWMIERAPALAGFQDQPDAFRPANRLLADLHRHHPGLRLGRTGLVFEALLPTILEQKVPGVEAYASYAQLVRALGEPAPGDVGLRLPPEPARLVATPYWAVHRFGIERRRFGVIQTVAALAGRLETTADMDPVEARRLLTSLPGIGPWSAAEVSVVAYGDRDAVSVGDYHLPHQVAWGLAGEVRGSDARMLELLEPYRGHRARVIRLLTLGGIQAPRFGPRMRLRRISAI
- a CDS encoding NifU family protein gives rise to the protein MPPAITVTSAAQTKIDAVRSKTGHPDACLRIAIAGRRGGQFVYELDLVAPEDAPPTDVVVETAALRLLVEPDSAANLEGAVIDLDPSAMGGALRIDNPNEGWRDPVAARIQEVLDEQINPSVAAHGGFVDLLEVRGGAAYVQLGGGCQGCAQVDVTLRQGIEVAIKAAVPQITEVIDVTDHAAGSNPYFQPAKKAS
- a CDS encoding ATP-grasp domain-containing protein, with protein sequence MARILLLIPSRTYRTHDFMTAASRLDVEVVVGSEHRPALAGLMDGRHLRLDFEDLSRSTERIVAFAQTRPLAAVVAVDDAGTLLAATAAQALGLPHNPVDAVEAAHDKAGMRERFAAAGLLTPRFTTADIDADPQTIAAAARFPCVVKPLDLSGSQGVVKVEDAASFPRVFTRVAAIVAACRPNGMRRSVLVEDFIPGEEVAVEALLRGGELEVLAIFDKPDPLNGPFFEETIYVTPSRLPPDRQRQIIATTARAGRALGLTDGPIHAELRLNDHGIWMLEVAARSIGGLCSRTLRFGSGISLEELILRHAAGLPMPSHQRESAAAGVMMLPIRDRGRLRAVEGQGEAKQVPGVDGLVITIPPGEPLVPLPEGDRYLGFMFARADSPAAVEAALRQAYAQLRVVTDG
- a CDS encoding NAD(P)/FAD-dependent oxidoreductase, translating into MAEPRFPPPSGEGQGGGRPRVVIVGAGFGGLACARALDSKPVDVVLLDQHNYHLFTPLLYQVATGLLNPSDIAYPLRTIFRHSANVRFRVATVTRVDLASKVVRLDASPSLSYEYLVLATGSTDNYFGNQEVARVSLGLKSLEDSTRLRNQVLTCLERADVEPDPEARRALLTFVVVGGGPTGVESSGALSELMAIVAGKDYHQISRAEIRIILVEGTDRLLNAFSVRLGRYARRVLERRGIEVRTSTLVKTANGHSVTLSDGTAIACATIIWSAGVRPTDPVGEASLPRFRNARIQVDEWLRIAGAPGAFAIGDAASPRVGDRELPMLSPPAMQGGRYVARTIVDEVLGVRTDRAPFHYVDKGTMATVGRNAGVTHLPGGLEFTGFVGWLTWLFVHIYYLIGFRNRISALASWAWDYVRHDRPIRIILATSTKPK